The window GCGCAACTGAAAACAGGGACTGTTCAAGCTCTCCAAATTGATAAGGTTTACAACCTTACTCATCTCCTGTTAGCTTTCTATTTTACTTAAGCGATTTATTGACAAGGATTTGAAGAGGTTATTTTGGCAGGTGAGCTTAATCTTAGTCGTGTTATTTTTTAAATTAAAGTAAATTTGGTTAAACTGCTTTAAAGTATGGGTGTCTCAGAATAAATAATTACTTAACATTGAGATAACAAAATAGAAATGCCTAATTAAATAGAGTATGTTGGCTGACCTTTTGGTTAGGTGTTTATTTGCCAATATATATTGTGTTTGAAGTAGTATGTTTTCCAGTATTGTAGTATAATTAAAAAAAAGAATAAACTATAAAAATAATTTATGGTGAAGAGGTTTACAAAATTCAATAACTGGTATCATTTAATTATACTATGTTTCCTGATAGGATCCATGGTTCCAGATGTGATGGCCCAAAGTAGAAAGGTCACAGGAAAGGTCACCTCAACAGGAGATGGCTTAGGTATCCCCGGAGTAAATGTATTGCTGCAGGGAGGTCAAACAGGCACAGCCACAGATGTCAATGGAGAGTATTCCATAACTGTGCCCGACAACAATGCGGTATTGGTCTTTTCCTTTATAGGATTTGAGCCTGTAAATGAAGTGGTAGGTAACCGTTCTGTAATCAATGTTTCGCTTTCAGAAGACGCTTCGGAAATGAATGAAGTGGTTGTCACTGCCCTTGGAATTAAGAGGGAGGAAATCTCTTTAGGCTATTCCATTGAACGTGTGGAAGGAGAGGAGATGACCAGAGTAGCCCAAGAAAGCTTCCTGAATGCCATGGCCGGTAAAGTGGCAGGTGCTACCATCAGTACTACAGGGGGTACAGGTTCTTCGGTAAGTATGGTTATTAGAGGGGCCACCTCATTAAATACTGACAACCAACCACTCTTTGTAGTGGATGGTGTTCCGATTGCCAATACGCTAAATAATGTCTCTTCTGTTGGCTCAGAAAATAGGGTTGATTATGGAAATGCGATTTCGGGGCTTAACCCTGATGATATTGCAGACATTTCTATTCTGAAAGGACCAAGTGCTGCAGCCCTTTATGGATCCCGAGCAGGAAATGGAGTGGTACTTATTACCACCAAAGGAGGTAATGTAGATCGATTAACAATCAATGTAAGTACCAATACGGTTTTTGATGTGCCCTATAAATTCCTTAAATGGCACAGTAAATTTGGTGCAGGACAATATTCTGCAATTCCTGTAGATGTTAGTGGTAATCCATTGACCAACCCTTTTGGTAGCCTGGTTCAAGAAAACGTTAATGCTGCCTTTGGTGCAGAGCTGGACAAAGGTTATGAGCAAGTGCAGTGGAACAGTCCTTTGGATGAAAATGGTAATCCCATAGCCATGCCTTTGGTTTCCTATCCAAACAATGTTCAAAATTTTGTGCAAACTGGTATTACCACTTCCAATAGTTTTTCAATTGCCAACAGCAATGATGCCATGAACTATAGGATATCATATTCCAATATGCGGAACAAAGGGATAATACCCAATTCAGACTTGTTCAGAAACACCCTGAATATTAATTCCAATATTAAGGTAAATGATAAGTTGAATATCAGTACCAATATTGATGTTAGCCGAAACAACTCCAATAATAGACCTGCGGGAGAACGTGGAACCAACCCTTTACAGTGGGCTTATGAAACCTCTCCACATGTTAATATTCTGGATCTGGAGGATTATTGGCTTCCGGGACAAGAGGGATTGGAACAAAAAACCATGGACGCGGGTGGAGAAGTAAGGGTGACAGATAATCCTTATTTCCTTGCCTATGAAGTGAACAATAGCTTTAAAAGGGACAGGGTATTTGGTAATGTAAAAGCAGATTGGCAGATTTCTCCATCCTTGAACTTCTTTGCTCGGTATTCCTTGGACTTATACAATGAAACCAGAGAAAGTAAAATTGGTAGGAGTTACAGTCAGGAACCGGAAGGGGCCTATGGTATCACAGAGCTTCATGGCTTGGAAACCAATGCAGATTTCTTGCTTACCTATAATAAGGATGTAAATGATTTTGGCATTACTCTTTCGGGCGGTGGAAACATTAGGTACCAGAATGGTAGTAATTTATTCGCAGGTACCAAGTCCGGTGTAGGCTTGATCACCCCTGGCGTGTTTACATTAAGCAATATAGCTCCTGCGAATATTGATTACGGTAATAGTAGTTTTGAAAGAGGAATCCATAGTATTTATGGATTGGCAAACTTTTCCTATAAGGACATGCTTTATCTAGATCTTACAGCTAGAAATGACTGGTCGAGCACTTTGCCGGATGCAGACCCATATTTCTACCCTTCTGCTGCTTTAAGTGTATTGGTCAGTGAAATGTTAGATCTACCTGAGCCTTTCAGTTTGGTCAAATTAAGAGGTGGCTATGCTTCAGTAGGGAATGATGCCAACCCTTACC of the Cyclobacterium marinum DSM 745 genome contains:
- a CDS encoding SusC/RagA family TonB-linked outer membrane protein encodes the protein MVKRFTKFNNWYHLIILCFLIGSMVPDVMAQSRKVTGKVTSTGDGLGIPGVNVLLQGGQTGTATDVNGEYSITVPDNNAVLVFSFIGFEPVNEVVGNRSVINVSLSEDASEMNEVVVTALGIKREEISLGYSIERVEGEEMTRVAQESFLNAMAGKVAGATISTTGGTGSSVSMVIRGATSLNTDNQPLFVVDGVPIANTLNNVSSVGSENRVDYGNAISGLNPDDIADISILKGPSAAALYGSRAGNGVVLITTKGGNVDRLTINVSTNTVFDVPYKFLKWHSKFGAGQYSAIPVDVSGNPLTNPFGSLVQENVNAAFGAELDKGYEQVQWNSPLDENGNPIAMPLVSYPNNVQNFVQTGITTSNSFSIANSNDAMNYRISYSNMRNKGIIPNSDLFRNTLNINSNIKVNDKLNISTNIDVSRNNSNNRPAGERGTNPLQWAYETSPHVNILDLEDYWLPGQEGLEQKTMDAGGEVRVTDNPYFLAYEVNNSFKRDRVFGNVKADWQISPSLNFFARYSLDLYNETRESKIGRSYSQEPEGAYGITELHGLETNADFLLTYNKDVNDFGITLSGGGNIRYQNGSNLFAGTKSGVGLITPGVFTLSNIAPANIDYGNSSFERGIHSIYGLANFSYKDMLYLDLTARNDWSSTLPDADPYFYPSAALSVLVSEMLDLPEPFSLVKLRGGYASVGNDANPYQLLATLHNAGAWGDIPRLTLPSALLNPTLKPEIATSYEGGIDLHFFNDRLRFSGTYYKVQNENQILGIDLPPSTGYTSKRINAGLLQSEGVELSLGTDIIRNNNWDWSVNLNLTRNRTKIIELADNMPYYPLWSDARGGSWTYVGEEIGDIYDAEVVTVKDPESPYFGYPILDQTGKWQSIDAVSSRNKIGNFNPDFVLGMQTSLSYKNFHLNLTFDWRSGGDFVSQTYRFGEEHGRSSVFLDKLINPGELEGEALKNYLVDNQESMILINGNNFPLVGGPTPEYGSYPFTFGPFTLPHGGVFIPGVYATEFDDNGNPTAYAENLGENIGEPGGTLTLPYAGSTAWSFARAFLYDASFVKLREVSFGYDLPQTFANSLKMQNLSFSVYSRNIILWTAAKINIDPEMAFQPSSGTQAGTQFKQGIERWNVMPWVMPIGFKINATF